In Neofelis nebulosa isolate mNeoNeb1 chromosome 10, mNeoNeb1.pri, whole genome shotgun sequence, one DNA window encodes the following:
- the MYBPC3 gene encoding myosin-binding protein C, cardiac-type, with the protein MPEPGKKPVSAFSKKPRSVEVAASSPAVFEAETERSGVKVRWQRGGSDISASDKYGLAAEGTRHTLTVRDVGPADQGPYAVIAGSSKVKFDLKVIEAEKAEPVPGPAPAPTEAPGGSGEALASTTEEEGGSPSPKGSSSAAPDGSGASDDPIGLFVMRPQDGEVTAGGSITFSARVAGASLLKPPTVKWFKGKWVDLSSKVGQHLQLHNSYDRTSKVYLFELHITDAQTTFAGGYRCEVSTRDKFDSCNFSLTVHEAVGPGDLDLRSAFRRTSLAGSGRRISDSHEDAGTLDFSSLLKKSSSFRNLRDPRLEAPAEEDVWEILRQASPSEYERIAFQHGITDLRGMLKRLKGMKRDEKKSTAFQKKLEPAYQVSKGHKIRLTVELADPDAEVKWLKNGQEIQMSGSKYIFESVGAKRTLTISQCSLADDAAYQCVVGGEKCSTELFVKEPPVLITRPLEDQLVMVGQRVEFECEVSEEGAQVKWLKDGVELTREETFKYRFKKDGQRHHLIINEATLEDAGHYALRTSGGQALAELIVQEKKLEVYQSIADLTVGAKDQAVFKCEVSDENVRGVWLKNGKELVPDSRVKVSHIGRVHKLTIDDVTPADEADYSFVPEGFACNLSAKLHFMEVKIDFVPRQEPPKIHLDCPGRKPDTIVVVAGNKLRLDVPISGDPAPTVIWQKTLTQKNKVPAGPSLDAPGEDAGDSDEWVFDKRLLCDTEGRVRVETTKDRSIFTVEGAEKEDEGVYVVTVKNPVGEDQVNLTVKVIDVPDPPAAPKISNVGEDSCTVQWEPPAYDGGQPVLGYILERKKKKSFRWMRLNFDLLQELSHEARRMIEGVVYEMRVYAVNAIGMSRPSPASQPFMPIGPPSEPTHLAVEDVSDTTVSLKWRPPERVGAGGLDGYSVEYCREGCSEWVAALEGLTERTSLLVKDLPTGARLLFRVRAHNMAGPGAPIATKEPVTVQEILQRPRLQVPRHLRQTIQRKVGEPVNLLIPFQGKPRPQVTWTKEGQPLAGGEVSIRNSPTDTILFIRAARRAHSGTYEVMLRIENMEDKATLVLRVVDKPSPPQDIRVTEAWGFNVVLEWKPPQDDGNTEILGYTVQKADKKTMEWFTVLEHYRRTHCVVSELIVGNGYYFRVFSHNAVGPSDNAATTKEPVFIPRPGITYEPPNYKALDFSEAPSFTRPLVNRSVIAGYNATLCCAVRGSPKPKVSWFKNGLDLGEDARFRMFSKQGVLTLEIRKTCPFDGGVYVCRATNLQGEAQCECRLEVRVPQ; encoded by the exons ATGCCTGAGCCGGGGAAGAAGCCAG TCTCAGCCTTCAGCAAGAAGCCAAGGTCAGTGGAGGTGGCAGCCAGCAGCCCTGCTGTGTTCGAGGCCGAGACAGAGCGGTCAGGAGTAAAGGTGCGCTGGCAGCGGGGGGGCAGTGACATCAGCGCCAGTGACAAGTATGGCCTAGCAGCCGAGGGCACGAGGCACACTCTGACAGTGCGGGACGTGGGCCCCGCCGACCAGGGACCCTACGCAGTCATCGCTGGCTCCTCCAAGGTCAAGTTTGACCTCAAGGTCATAGAAGCAG AGAAGGCAGAGCCTGTGCCgggccctgctcctgcccctaCTGAGGCTCCTGGAGGCTCCGGAGAAGCACTGGCCTCGACCACTGAGGAGGAAGGAGGCTCCCCAAGTCCCAAAG GGTCAAGCTCAGCAGCCCCCGATGGCTCTGGTGCCTCTGATGACCCCATCGGCCTCTTTGTGATGCGGCCACAGGATGGCGAGGTGACCGCAG GTGGCAGCATCACCTTCTCAGCCCGCGTGGCAGGCGCCAGCCTCCTGAAACCGCCCACAGTCAAGTGGTTCAAGGGCAAGTGGGTGGACCTGAGCAGCAAGGTGGGCCAACACCTGCAGCTGCACAACAGTTACGACCGGACCAGCAAG GTTTACCTGTTTGAGCTGCACATCACAGATGCCCAGACTACTTTTGCAGGTGGCTACCGCTGTGAGGTTTCCACCAGGGACAAATTTGACAGCTGCAACTTCAGTCTCACTGTCCATG AGGCCGTTGGCCCTGGAGATCTGGACCTCCGATCAGCTTTTCGCCGCAC GAGCCTGGCTGGAAGTGGTCGGCGGATCAG TGACAGCCACGAGGACGCTggaactctggatttcagctcgcTGCTGAAGAAGAG CAGCAGTTTCCGGAACCTAAG GGACCCGAGGCTGGAGGCGCCAGCCGAGGAGGACGTGTGGGAGATCCTGCGGCAGGCATCCCCCTCCGAATATGAGCGCATCGCCTTCCAGCATGGCATCACCGACCTGCGTGGCATGCTCAAGAGGCTCAAGGGCATGAAGCGAGACGAGAAGAAGAGCACAG CCTTTCAGAAGAAGCTGGAGCCCGCCTACCAGGTGAGCAAGGGCCACAAGATCCGGCTGACCGTGGAGCTGGCCGACCCCGACGCCGAGGTCAAGTGGCTGAAGAATGGACAGGAGATCCAGATGAGCGGCAG CAA GTACATCTTTGAGTCCGTGGGTGCCAAGCGCACGCTGACCATCAGCCAGTGCTCGCTGGCCGATGACGCGGCCTACCAGTGCGTGGTGGGCGGGGAGAAGTGCAGCACCGAGCTGTTCGTCAAAG AGCCCCCCGTGCTGATCACTCGGCCCCTGGAAGACCAGCTGGTGATGGTGGGGCAGCGGGTGGAGTTCGAGTGCGAAGTGTCTGAGGAGGGGGCCCAGGTCAAGTG GCTGAAGGATGGGGTGGAGCTGACCAGGGAGGAGACCTTCAAATACCGGTTCAAGAAGGACGGGCAGAGACACCACCTCATCATCAACGAGGCGACACTGGAGGATGCGGGGCACTACGCGCTGCGCACCAGCGGGGGCCAGGCGCTGGCCGAGCTCATCGTTCAGG AGAAAAAGCTGGAGGTGTACCAGAGCATCGCAGACCTGACCGTGGGTGCAAAGGACCAGGCGGTGTTCAAGTGTGAAGTGTCCGATGAGAACGTGCGGGGCGTGTGGCTGAAGAACGGGAAGGAGCTGGTGCCCGACAGCCGCGTAAAGGTGTCCCACATTGGGCG AGTCCACAAACTGACGATTGACGACGTCACACCTGCCGACGAGGCGGACTACAGCTTTGTGCCTGAGGGCTTTGCCTGCAACCTGTCAGCGAAGCTCCATTTCATGG AGGTCAAGATTGACTTCGTGCCCAGGCAAG AACCTCCCAAGATCCACCTGGACTGCCCGGGCCGCAAGCCGGATACCATTGTGGTTGTGGCTGGGAACAAGCTACGCCTGGATGTCCCTATCTCTGGGGACCCCGCTCCCACTGTGATTTGGCAGAAGACCCTCACGCAG AAGAACAAGGTCCCAGCAGGGCCATCCCTGGATGCCCCAGGGGAGGATGCAGGTGACAGTGACGAGTGGGTGTTTGACAAGAGG ctGCTGTGTGACACCGAGGGCCGGGTGCGGGTGGAGACCACCAAGGACCGCAGCATCTTCACTGTcgagggggcagagaaggaagacgAGGGTGTCTACGTTGTCACGGTGAAGAACCCCGTGGGCGAGGACCAGGTCAACCTCACAGTCAAGGTCATCG ATGTGCCAGATCCTCCCGCGGCCCCCAAGATCAGCAATGTGGGTGAGGACTCCTGCACCGTGCAGTGGGAGCCGCCTGCCTACGACGGGGGGCAGCCAGTCCTGG GCTACATCCTGGAGCGCAAGAAGAAGAAGAGCTTCCGGTGGATGCGGCTGAACTTTGACCTGCTGCAGGAGCTGAGCCACGAGGCGCGGCGCATGATTGAGGGCGTGGTGTATGAGATGCGAGTCTACGCGGTCAATGCCATCGGCATGTccaggcccagccctgcctcccagcccttcATGCCTATTG GCCCCCCCAGTGAGCCCACCCACCTGGCCGTGGAGGATGTCTCAGACACCACCGTCTCCCTCAAGTGGCGGCCCCCGGAGCGGGTGGGAGCCGGAGGCTTGGATGGCTACAGCGTGGAGTATTGCCGGGAGGGCT GCTCGGAGTGGGTAGCTGCCCTGGAGGGGCTGACAGAACGCACCTCGTTGCTGGTGAAGGACCTGCCCACGGGGGCCCGGCTGCTCTTCCGTGTGCGGGCGCACAATATGGCGGGGCCCGGGGCCCCCATCGCCACCAAGGAGCCCGTGACGGTGCAGGAGATACTGC AGCGGCCACGGCTCCAGGTGCCCCGGCACCTGCGCCAGACCATCCAGAGGAAGGTCGGGGAGCCCGTGAACCTCCTCATTCCTTTCCAG GGCAAGCCCCGGCCTCAGGTGACCTGGACCAAAGAGGGGCAGCCACTGGCAGGCGGGGAGGTGAGCATCCGCAACAGCCCCACGGACACCATCTTGTTCATCCGGGCTGCTCGCCGCGCCCACTCTGGCACCTACGAGGTGATGCTGCGGATCGAGAACATGGAGGACAAGGCCACGCTGGTCCTGCGGGTCGTTG ACAAGCCAAGCCCTCCCCAGGATATTCGGGTCACTGAGGCATGGGGTTTCAATGTGGTTCTGGAGTGGAAGCCACCCCAAGATGATGGTAACACAGAGATCTTGGGTTACACAGTACAGAAAGCTGACAAGAAGACCATG GAGTGGTTCACTGTCTTGGAACATTACCGTCGCACTCACTGTGTCGTCTCGGAGCTCATCGTTGGCAACGGCTACTACTTCCGGGTCTTCAGCCATAACGCGGTGGGACCCAGTGACAACGCGGCCACCACCAAGGAGCCTGTCTTTATCCCCAGACCAG GCATCACATATGAGCCACCCAACTACAAGGCCCTGGACTTCTCCGAGGCCCCGAGCTTCACTCGCCCTCTGGTGAACCGCTCAGTCATTGCTGGCTACAATGCTACCCTCTGCTGTGCTGTCCGGGGTAGCCCCAAG CCCAAGGTTTCCTGGTTCAAGAATGGCCTGGACCTGGGAGAAGATGCCCGCTTCCGCATGTTCAGCAAGCAGGGAGTGTTGACCTTGGAGATCAGAAAGACCTGCCCCTTTGATGGGGGCGTCTATGTCTGTAGGGCCACCAACTTACAAGGCGAGGCACAGTGTGAGTGCCGCCTAGAAGTACGAG TGCCTCAGTGA